From Acidobacteriota bacterium, one genomic window encodes:
- a CDS encoding type II secretion system protein, giving the protein MRKPRRLRGYTLVALLIGLTLMTIMIAAILPLASTQRQREDEEELIFRGTQYAEAIRIFRRKYGRYPTALKEMLETKPRTIRKLWKDPILRSDDWGLVTLSQGGAVDYPDPGARERGNGWRRQNAHTRAEPHAGPLPEHG; this is encoded by the coding sequence ATGAGGAAGCCCCGGCGCCTCCGCGGCTACACGCTCGTCGCGCTCCTCATCGGTCTCACCCTGATGACCATCATGATCGCGGCCATCCTCCCGCTCGCCTCCACCCAGAGGCAGCGCGAGGACGAGGAGGAGCTGATCTTCCGGGGAACCCAGTACGCCGAGGCGATCCGGATTTTCCGGCGAAAGTACGGGCGGTACCCCACCGCCCTGAAGGAGATGCTCGAGACCAAGCCCCGGACGATCCGGAAACTCTGGAAAGACCCGATCCTGAGGTCCGACGACTGGGGCCTCGTCACGCTCAGCCAGGGCGGGGCGGTGGACTATCCCGACCCCGGTGCCCGGGAGAGGGGGAACGGGTGGCGCCGTCAGAACGCCCACACCCGCGCCGAGCCCCACGCCGGACCACTTCCGGAGCACGGGTGA